The DNA segment TCATTTATCATTTAATAACTTATTATACTACACTTTTTAAGATTTGTAAAGAGGTAGCCGACACAGTTTTTTGAGCGAAAAGTCCTATTTGTTGCACGTTTTGTGCCTTGTATTTTGAAAAGCATGCCATGTATAATAAAACTAAAGAAAGGAGCGGTTTTTATGAAGCCATTTAAAACATTTACGGTGGGTGTTATCGGCTGTGGCATGATTAGTCCCTGCTACTTCAGAAATCTGTGTGACGGAGATAACAAACGTTTTAAAATTGTCAAAGTAAAAGGCTGTTCGGACATAAAGCCAGAACGTGCCAAACAGAGAGCGGAAGAATTTGGCATTCTGCAAATGACCAACGAAGAAATTTTAAACGACCCGGAAATTGATATTGTATTGAATCTTACCAACCACACCTCTCATGTGGAGGTGATTGAGGCGGCACTCAGAGCCGGAAAGCATGTGTATTCCGAAAAAATGATTGCGCCCACCTTTGAAGAGGGTAAATACTTATATAATCTGGCAAAAGGCAAAGGGCTTATGCTTTGTGCGGCACCCGATACCTTTTTAGGCTCGAGCATGCAGACTGCACGTCGGCTTTATGATGCAGGTCTGATTGGCGAAGCGGTGGCAGGCAATGCCATCATGGTTCGCGGATATCATCACGAGCGGTTCCGCACCGACCCGGAAAGACGATTTGCATTTTGCCATGGCGGTGGGATTATTTTTGACATGGGTTGCTATTATTTTGCTTCTCTGATCAACCTTTTAGGTCCCATCAAGACCGTTTCAGGCTTTTCTCAGACCCGAGGGGCAAACGAGAGAGTGTACATGCATCCCGATCAGCCCCACTACGGCGAAATCATGAAAATTGAATCGCCCAACAACACGGCGGCGATTTTAGAATTTGAAAGCGGTGCGCTGGTAACACTTACCTCCACCTCCGAATCGGTCAGCGAGCATTATTTTATGATTCACGGCACAGAGGGTCAGTTAAAGCTTCCCGACTGCAACACCTATACGGGCGATGTGGAAATGAAGCTGAAAACGGGTGATTTTATGCCCATGCCCAAGAATTTTATGTTTACCGAGGACTGTCGCGGTTTAGGGCTTGCGGATATGTGTTATGCGATTTTAAACAACAGACCGCCCCGGGCTTCGGGCGAGTTGGCGCTTCATATGTTAGAGGCGGCAGATGCCATCACCAACCAAAAAGGCAACTACAAAATGACCACCACCTGCACCCGTCCTGCGCCCTTTGCACAAGGGATAACCGAATATCCTGAAATGGCGTTAGATCTTTAAATCAAAGGAGGAAAACAGTATGAAAATCGGCTTACAGATGTACACCATGCGTAACCAAACCAAAACCCAACAAGACTATATTGAAACCATAAAGAAAATCCACGAAATCGGCTATCGACACCTGCAGATTACAACGCCCCCCTTCTTCACCGTTGAAGAACATAAGGCGTTGCTGGACAAATATGAGATGACCGCCGACTCTGTTTTTCTTCCCTTTACACAGATTGAGGCAAACATTGAAAAAGCGGTTGCAGATGCCGCCATTTACGGTGTGGACGCCCTGCGCACCGACTCTATTCCGCAGGAATTGCGCGGCAGCGCAGAGGGCTACCGCACTTTTGCAAAAGAAGCCAACCGCATCGGTGCACTGTGCCGGGAAAAGGGTTTAAAATTTGTGTACCATTTCCATGCCTTTGAATTTATCAACTTTGACGGCATACGGGGTATTGACATTCTGTTAAACGAAACCGACCCTGAAAATGTGTATTTTATGCCGGATGTGTTCTGGCTGA comes from the Clostridia bacterium genome and includes:
- a CDS encoding Gfo/Idh/MocA family oxidoreductase, producing MKPFKTFTVGVIGCGMISPCYFRNLCDGDNKRFKIVKVKGCSDIKPERAKQRAEEFGILQMTNEEILNDPEIDIVLNLTNHTSHVEVIEAALRAGKHVYSEKMIAPTFEEGKYLYNLAKGKGLMLCAAPDTFLGSSMQTARRLYDAGLIGEAVAGNAIMVRGYHHERFRTDPERRFAFCHGGGIIFDMGCYYFASLINLLGPIKTVSGFSQTRGANERVYMHPDQPHYGEIMKIESPNNTAAILEFESGALVTLTSTSESVSEHYFMIHGTEGQLKLPDCNTYTGDVEMKLKTGDFMPMPKNFMFTEDCRGLGLADMCYAILNNRPPRASGELALHMLEAADAITNQKGNYKMTTTCTRPAPFAQGITEYPEMALDL
- a CDS encoding sugar phosphate isomerase/epimerase is translated as MKIGLQMYTMRNQTKTQQDYIETIKKIHEIGYRHLQITTPPFFTVEEHKALLDKYEMTADSVFLPFTQIEANIEKAVADAAIYGVDALRTDSIPQELRGSAEGYRTFAKEANRIGALCREKGLKFVYHFHAFEFINFDGIRGIDILLNETDPENVYFMPDVFWLTNAGTEASRSLLMFKDRAFMMHVKDYAIRQLEGKIESVPFFFAPVGTGNLYWEGIIKSAKDMHMKYLIVEQDECEGDVFEAIKTSFNALQKMGIEA